CGAGAGGATGTCTAGTTTGTAGactcgaaaaaaaaaccacattgttttttcaaatagtATTGTCAAAAGATACTTCGTGAAGGAGAAGTACATTAATTTAAAGTGCCAAGATCTTCGTTCAACAGGCAAAGCTTCCCTTCGGTAActtgatttttcattatttctattgatgttaaaaaatcaacttgctcgtttaataaataaatgtagTGATTTCTGGGTAAAACGCATGTAATATATATTCTTTGAATCCAACTATTACAATGCTCATCGGGGGATTCTTGTATTAATGCTTTGAACTTCCCTAGTAGAATATCAACATCTGAGCGTGATGATATAGTCGTAATTTCAGAGGCTTTTCGTAATTGAGGATTGGCGACACTGTCAACTGGCTGCTGATTAGGTGAAGGAGAAACCGTAGcagctttttgaaaatatgtCGAAGTGAATAAAGACCAAGCATAGTGAAAGGACTCCTTATTATTCATTggtaaaaaatggaaagcGGGATGCCCAAGTTTTGATAAAGCTGCCCTTTTTCGAAAAGCTAGTTGAGCCTCCGTACACGTACCATCATCTTCTATATTTGCCATATTGTCACTAAGCCTTTGCCAAAACAGTTCTGATGGATGGGTGTATTTGTACAAGTAAGAACCAATGGTAAATGTCACTATGGTCTGTGCTTCCTCCGTCTTCGACATGGATCGACCATCACCATAGTATACATCatgaaataaatcattgtaggagttaataaaatacgTTAAAGCTTCTCGACGATCTTTTGACATATTCTGTCTAACTGAAAGTTGCTGTACAAACTGTCGCAAAGAATCTATTGTCCACTCTATGCATAAGCTAGATCTTGATTTTTCACTTGCTAGCTCGTTCAATGGTGAAACAACGCT
This portion of the Schizosaccharomyces pombe strain 972h- genome assembly, chromosome: I genome encodes:
- the mug129 gene encoding protein mug129; protein product: MLWRILTCCKSPEEDKDEHKKKPPNVGHAHLSVVSPLNELASEKSRSSLCIEWTIDSLRQFVQQLSVRQNMSKDRREALTYFINSYNDLFHDVYYGDGRSMSKTEEAQTIVTFTIGSYLYKYTHPSELFWQRLSDNMANIEDDGTCTEAQLAFRKRAALSKLGHPAFHFLPMNNKESFHYAWSLFTSTYFQKAATVSPSPNQQPVDSVANPQLRKASEITTISSRSDVDILLGKFKALIQESPDEHCNSWIQRIYITCVLPRNHYIYLLNEQVDFLTSIEIMKNQVTEGKLCLLNEDLGTLN